In Candidatus Delongbacteria bacterium, one genomic interval encodes:
- a CDS encoding cytochrome-c peroxidase, whose protein sequence is MNRSLFLICLAAMGLATACSQQESGAPMAESATTPTIREGEPLAPLPLTETVANPAKVELGKQLFFEPRLSKSGFLSCNSCHNLATGGVDNLPSSIGHGWQLGPINSPTVLNARYNLAQFWDGRAADLKEQAGGPVANPGEMAFTHEAALDVLVTIPEYVAQFNAVYSAPPTMDAVQDAIAAFEETLTTPNSRFDRWLYGDDGVLTETELEGYRLFKAKGCVTCHNGLAVGGAMYQKMGLKKPYRDSTTLGRFNVTANEADRFVFKVPVLRNIELTYPYFHDGSVWDLKEAVMTMADIQLGLPVTDEEATRIVAFLKTLTGEQPQITLPILPPSTVDTPRPDRGI, encoded by the coding sequence ATGAACCGATCCTTGTTCCTGATCTGCCTGGCTGCAATGGGCCTGGCAACCGCTTGCAGTCAGCAGGAGTCCGGCGCCCCGATGGCCGAATCCGCAACAACACCCACGATCCGCGAAGGCGAGCCCCTGGCACCCCTGCCCTTGACCGAGACCGTGGCCAACCCGGCCAAGGTGGAACTGGGCAAGCAGCTGTTCTTCGAACCGCGCCTCTCCAAGAGCGGTTTCCTCTCCTGCAACAGTTGCCACAATCTGGCCACGGGTGGAGTGGACAACCTGCCCAGTTCCATTGGCCATGGTTGGCAGCTGGGTCCCATCAACAGCCCCACCGTGCTCAACGCGCGCTACAATCTGGCCCAGTTCTGGGATGGCCGAGCGGCGGACCTGAAGGAACAGGCCGGCGGACCGGTGGCCAACCCCGGTGAAATGGCCTTCACGCATGAAGCCGCCCTCGACGTGCTGGTCACCATCCCCGAGTATGTGGCACAGTTCAACGCCGTTTACTCCGCGCCCCCCACGATGGATGCGGTCCAGGACGCGATCGCGGCCTTCGAGGAAACCCTGACCACGCCCAATTCCCGTTTCGACCGCTGGCTCTACGGCGACGATGGAGTTCTGACCGAAACCGAACTGGAAGGATATCGCCTCTTCAAGGCGAAGGGCTGTGTGACCTGTCACAACGGCCTCGCCGTGGGTGGCGCCATGTACCAGAAGATGGGCCTCAAGAAGCCCTATCGCGATTCGACGACCCTGGGTCGCTTCAATGTCACCGCGAACGAGGCCGACCGCTTCGTGTTCAAGGTGCCCGTTCTGCGCAACATCGAACTGACCTATCCCTACTTCCACGACGGCAGTGTCTGGGATCTGAAGGAAGCCGTGATGACCATGGCCGACATCCAGCTGGGATTGCCCGTCACGGACGAGGAAGCCACCCGCATCGTGGCCTTCCTCAAGACCCTGACGGGCGAGCAGCCGCAGATCACCCTGCCCATTCTGCCGCCTTCCACGGTCGACACTCCCAGACCCGACCGCGGAATCTGA